A single genomic interval of Corylus avellana chromosome ca10, CavTom2PMs-1.0 harbors:
- the LOC132164201 gene encoding zinc finger CCCH domain-containing protein 14-like translates to MEFGGGRKRGRSEASLNGNGGHKKSKPEMESFPTGIGSKSKPCTKFFSTSGCPFGEGCHFLHYVPGGVKVASHMINLSSTGNQAHPQAPRNPAVPSSFPDGSSPPAVKTRLCNKYNTAEGCKFGDKCHFAHGEWELGKPTASSYEDPRSMGPMGGRMGGRVEPHPPSNPVVASFGAFATTKLSVDASLTGAIIGKNGVNSKQICRVTGAKLSIREHESDPSKRNIELEGTIDQINQATAMVQELIVNVRSTTSGPPSRNPSMTGSAPASSNFKTKLCDNFTKGSCTFGERCHFAHGAEQLRKPGI, encoded by the exons ATGGAGTTTGGCGGTGGTCGTAAAAGGGGCAGGTCCGAAGCTTCTTTGAATGGCAATGGCGGCCACAAGAAATCCAAGCCAG AAATGGAGTCCTTTCCAACTGGTATAGGAAGCAAATCGAAGCCATGCACAAAGTTTTTCAG CACTTCTGGGTGTCCATTTGGTGAGGGATGTCATTTCTTGCACTATGTTCCTGGTGGCGTCAAAGTTGCGTCACATATGATTAATCTTAGTAGCACTGGCAACCAAGCTCATCCACAGGCTCCTAGAAATCCGGCTGTTCCATCATCGTTTCCAGATGGTTCATCTCCTCCAGCTGTCAAGACTCGTTTGTGCAACAAGTATAACACAGCTGAAGGCTGCAAGTTTGGTGATAAATGCCATTTTGCCCATGGAGAGTGGGAGCTTGGCAAGCCAACTGCCTCATCCTATGAAGATCCTCGTTCAATGGGACCAATGGGAGGCAGGATGGGTGGCCGGGTTGAGCCTCACCCACCAAGTAATCCTGTTGTGGCTAGTTTTGGAGCCTTTGCAACTACTAAGCTCAGTGTTGATGCTTCGCTTACTGGGGCCATCATTGGGAAGAATGGTGTGAATTCAAAGCAGATCTGTCGTGTGACGGGAGCCAAGCTTTCCATAAGAGAGCACGAGTCAGATCCCTCCAAGAGGAACATTGAGCTTGAGGGCACCATTGATCAGATCAATCAAGCCACCGCCATGGTTCAAGAGCTTATTGTAAACGTTCGCTCAACAACCTCTGGACCTCCCTCGAGGAACCCTTCAATGACAGGCTCTGCTCCGGCAAGCAGCAACTTCAAGACTAAGCTTTGTGACAATTTTACTAAAGGTTCCTGCACTTTTGGGGAAAGGTGCCATTTCGCACATGGAGCTGAGCAATTGCGCAAGCCAGGGATATGA